Proteins encoded together in one Deinococcus irradiatisoli window:
- a CDS encoding acyl-CoA dehydrogenase family protein, whose protein sequence is MTTLPYDLSDDQRTILGALTAFLKKEVAPGAAERDQTSEFPMQIVKELGEMGIMGAQTPAEYGGSELDTATFALIIEEIAAYDGSLCLTVASHNSLCQGHILIGGTEAQKQKFLPDLAAARKLGAWGLTEPGSGSDSGGLATRAEEQPDGSWILNGAKNFITQGSVAGTYVVLARTDAPRPGKSKNDGISAFVFNRDEVQGFSVGRKEDKLGLRSSDTAQLIFENIHLGADALLGTRGQAFKDVMRVLDGGRIGIGAMGLGLGRAALEYATRYGMEREQFGKPIALNQALGFRLADMDTELEAARLLIRKAADLKDAGRDFTVAAARAKLFATEKGLAACDSAIQMLGGYGYIKEYPVERFWRDNRLTTIGEGTSEVQRLIISRALTARFAKDAALA, encoded by the coding sequence ATGACCACCCTGCCTTATGACCTGAGCGACGACCAGCGCACCATTCTCGGTGCCCTCACCGCCTTCCTGAAAAAAGAAGTCGCTCCCGGCGCCGCCGAACGCGACCAGACGAGTGAATTTCCGATGCAGATCGTCAAGGAACTCGGCGAGATGGGCATCATGGGCGCCCAGACGCCGGCCGAGTACGGCGGCTCGGAACTCGATACCGCCACCTTCGCCCTGATCATCGAGGAAATCGCCGCCTACGACGGCTCGCTGTGCCTCACCGTCGCCTCGCACAACTCGCTGTGCCAGGGCCACATCCTGATCGGCGGCACCGAGGCGCAGAAGCAGAAGTTCCTGCCGGACCTCGCCGCCGCCAGGAAGCTCGGCGCCTGGGGACTCACCGAACCCGGCAGCGGCTCGGACAGCGGTGGGCTGGCCACCCGCGCCGAGGAGCAGCCGGACGGCAGCTGGATTCTGAACGGGGCCAAGAACTTCATCACCCAGGGCAGCGTGGCCGGTACCTACGTGGTGCTGGCGCGCACCGACGCGCCGCGTCCCGGCAAGAGCAAGAACGACGGCATCAGCGCCTTCGTGTTCAACCGCGACGAGGTGCAGGGCTTCAGCGTGGGCCGCAAGGAAGACAAACTGGGCCTGCGCAGCAGCGACACCGCCCAGCTGATCTTCGAGAACATTCACCTCGGCGCGGACGCGCTGCTCGGCACCCGTGGACAGGCCTTCAAGGACGTGATGCGCGTCCTCGACGGCGGGCGCATCGGTATCGGCGCGATGGGCCTGGGCCTGGGCCGCGCCGCGCTGGAGTACGCCACCCGCTACGGCATGGAGCGCGAGCAGTTCGGCAAGCCGATCGCCCTGAATCAGGCGCTGGGCTTCCGGCTGGCCGACATGGACACCGAACTCGAAGCGGCGCGGCTCTTGATCCGCAAGGCCGCCGACCTCAAGGACGCCGGGCGCGACTTCACCGTGGCCGCGGCCCGGGCCAAGCTGTTCGCCACCGAGAAAGGCCTGGCCGCCTGCGACAGCGCCATTCAGATGCTCGGCGGCTACGGCTACATCAAGGAGTACCCGGTGGAGCGCTTCTGGCGCGACAACCGCCTGACCACCATCGGCGAGGGCACCAGCGAGGTGCAGCGCCTGATCATCAGCCGCGCGCTGACGGCCCGCTTCGCCAAGGACGCGGCGCTGGCCTGA
- a CDS encoding acyl-CoA carboxylase subunit beta has product MTQTTTPWTDALTRLDADAAMVRAGGGPKAQQRQHDKNRLTARERISRLIDEGTPFDELMTFAGWEMYQDVGGCPSGGTVTGIGTVHGRPWMIIANDATVKAGAFFPITAKKVIRAQTIAFENHLPVMYLVDSAGVYLPMQDEIFPDQDDFGRVFYLNARMSAAGIPQLAAIMGNCVAGGAYLPVMCDTLIMTEGSGLYLAGPALVKAAIGQSVDSEDLGGAAMHAQIAGTVDYREPDDDAAIKRLRSLADLYAEGEVAGWARRRREALLPAEQDLTELVAFDSGKPYDVRDLIKAISDAAPEGGSSFQEFKAEYGETLVCGFARLGGYPVAYVANQRTVIKKKLKAGGEPGLRTRIEVGGVIYGDSADKAARFILDANQAGTPLIFLSDVTGFMVGRDSEQEGIIRRGAKLVNAVSNSVVPKLTLITGGSFGAGNYAMNGKAYGPRFIFAWPSAKYAVMSGNAAAKTLLDIQLAALKRSGHEPDDEELKRLYDEVKSKYDTELDPRYAAARLWVDEIIKPQDTRERLIRALEVCAGQAQQEDFKVGVFQV; this is encoded by the coding sequence ATGACCCAGACCACCACTCCCTGGACCGATGCCCTGACCCGCCTCGACGCCGACGCCGCCATGGTGCGCGCGGGCGGCGGCCCCAAGGCCCAGCAGCGCCAGCACGACAAGAACCGCCTGACCGCCCGCGAGCGCATCAGTCGCCTGATCGACGAGGGCACTCCCTTCGACGAGCTGATGACCTTCGCCGGCTGGGAGATGTATCAGGACGTGGGCGGCTGCCCCAGCGGCGGCACCGTCACCGGCATCGGCACGGTGCACGGCCGGCCCTGGATGATCATCGCCAACGACGCCACCGTCAAGGCTGGAGCCTTTTTCCCGATCACCGCCAAGAAGGTGATCCGGGCGCAGACCATCGCCTTCGAGAACCACCTGCCGGTGATGTATCTGGTGGATTCGGCCGGCGTGTACCTGCCGATGCAGGATGAGATCTTCCCGGACCAGGACGACTTCGGACGGGTCTTTTACCTGAATGCCCGCATGAGCGCCGCCGGCATTCCGCAGCTGGCCGCCATCATGGGCAACTGCGTGGCCGGCGGCGCCTACCTGCCGGTGATGTGCGACACCCTGATCATGACCGAGGGATCGGGCCTGTACCTGGCCGGCCCGGCGCTGGTGAAGGCCGCCATCGGGCAGAGCGTGGACTCCGAGGACCTGGGCGGCGCGGCCATGCACGCCCAGATCGCCGGCACGGTGGATTACCGCGAGCCCGACGACGACGCGGCGATCAAGCGGCTGCGTTCCCTGGCCGACCTCTACGCGGAAGGTGAGGTGGCCGGCTGGGCGCGGCGGCGTCGGGAAGCGCTGCTCCCTGCCGAGCAGGACCTGACCGAGCTGGTGGCCTTCGATTCCGGCAAGCCCTACGACGTGCGCGATTTGATCAAGGCCATCAGCGACGCTGCGCCGGAGGGCGGCAGCAGCTTTCAGGAATTCAAGGCCGAGTACGGCGAAACGCTGGTGTGCGGCTTCGCGCGGCTGGGCGGCTATCCGGTGGCGTACGTGGCCAACCAGCGCACCGTGATCAAGAAGAAGCTCAAGGCCGGCGGCGAACCGGGCCTGCGCACCCGCATCGAGGTGGGCGGCGTGATCTACGGCGACAGCGCCGACAAGGCCGCCCGCTTCATTCTCGACGCCAACCAGGCCGGCACCCCGCTGATCTTCCTGTCGGACGTGACCGGCTTCATGGTGGGGCGCGACTCGGAGCAGGAAGGCATCATCCGGCGCGGGGCCAAACTGGTCAACGCGGTGAGCAACTCGGTGGTACCCAAGCTCACCCTGATCACCGGCGGCAGTTTCGGGGCCGGCAACTACGCCATGAACGGCAAGGCCTACGGCCCGCGCTTCATCTTCGCCTGGCCCAGCGCCAAGTATGCGGTGATGAGCGGCAACGCGGCGGCCAAGACCCTGCTCGACATTCAGCTCGCCGCCCTCAAACGCAGCGGCCACGAGCCCGACGACGAGGAACTCAAGCGCCTTTACGACGAGGTGAAGAGCAAATACGACACCGAACTCGACCCGCGCTACGCCGCCGCCCGGCTGTGGGTGGACGAGATCATCAAGCCCCAGGACACCCGCGAGCGCCTGATCCGGGCGCTGGAGGTCTGCGCGGGGCAAGCCCAGCAGGAAGACTTCAAGGTCGGGGTGTTTCAGGTATGA
- a CDS encoding acetate--CoA ligase: MDTADAALLGQALVSPTDALRREAPVSPQEAERLRSLPPTEYWAAIAGELDWDTRWTQVLDGSLGDFRYFVGARGNVSVNCLDRHAEAAPDKVALHYEREDGLSETWTYRRLTIETARFAAALQDMGVGKGDRVALLLSNIPEAFIAIHACYRIGAIYSVIFAGFSASAVRDRLEDAQPKVVVVADGLLRRGKVVPLKDTLDEARRGIDSIKHVVVATRLGLEVQWQPDERRFDDVMTRTRRLAEPVMLDANDPGFIIYTSGTTSKPKGLVHSGLGFLVGTYANVKWSLNLRRDDVYWCTADVGWLTFPIFALVGGLAHGATHVIYEGSIDTPTPSRPYELIEKYSVNKVFTAPTALRMLRRAGQDALAGHDLSKVELIALVGEPLDPETWHWTSETFGAFVNNTYGQTETGTAWASSMVGLTSTKPGSCGEPLPGYRAEVVDEEGRPVPAGQLGYLTLTEPFPCLARTVWNDPQRYFETYFGEFPGRYASADAAMFDEDGQLWVTGRVDDVMNVSGHRIGTMELEAALITHPAVSEAAVVAQPDDLRGAVPVAFVVPRAGAGGGADLGSELAEAIVTGVGKYARPAAVYVVPTLPRTRSGKIMRRLLRDLLQHGEVRGDLSSLENPDALDVVQQHIRAG; this comes from the coding sequence ATGGACACTGCCGACGCGGCCCTGCTGGGCCAGGCGCTGGTTTCTCCCACCGATGCGCTGCGGCGCGAAGCCCCCGTCTCGCCGCAGGAAGCCGAGCGCCTCAGGAGCCTGCCGCCCACCGAGTACTGGGCCGCTATAGCGGGCGAACTCGACTGGGACACCCGCTGGACCCAGGTGCTCGACGGCTCGCTCGGCGACTTCCGCTACTTCGTGGGGGCCAGGGGCAACGTCAGCGTCAACTGCCTCGACCGCCACGCCGAAGCCGCCCCCGACAAGGTGGCCCTGCACTACGAGCGCGAGGACGGCCTTAGCGAGACCTGGACCTACCGGCGCCTCACCATTGAAACCGCCCGCTTCGCCGCCGCACTGCAAGACATGGGCGTGGGCAAGGGCGACCGGGTAGCGCTGCTGCTCTCCAACATTCCCGAAGCGTTCATCGCCATTCACGCCTGCTACCGCATTGGGGCGATCTACTCGGTGATCTTCGCGGGCTTCTCGGCCTCGGCGGTGCGCGACCGGCTGGAGGACGCCCAGCCGAAAGTCGTGGTGGTCGCCGACGGTCTGCTGAGGCGCGGCAAGGTCGTGCCGCTCAAGGACACGCTCGACGAGGCCCGGCGCGGCATCGACAGCATCAAGCACGTGGTGGTGGCGACCCGGCTGGGGCTGGAGGTGCAGTGGCAGCCGGACGAACGGCGTTTCGACGACGTGATGACCCGCACCCGCCGTCTGGCCGAGCCGGTCATGCTGGACGCCAACGATCCCGGCTTCATCATCTACACCTCCGGTACCACCAGCAAACCCAAGGGGCTGGTGCATTCGGGGCTGGGCTTTCTGGTGGGTACCTACGCTAATGTCAAATGGTCCCTGAACCTGCGCCGGGACGACGTGTACTGGTGCACCGCCGACGTGGGCTGGCTGACCTTTCCGATCTTCGCACTGGTGGGCGGGCTGGCGCACGGCGCCACCCACGTGATCTACGAGGGCAGCATCGACACGCCCACGCCCAGCCGACCGTACGAACTGATCGAGAAGTACAGTGTGAACAAGGTCTTCACCGCGCCCACCGCCCTGAGGATGCTGCGCCGGGCCGGTCAGGACGCGCTCGCGGGCCACGACCTGAGCAAGGTGGAACTCATCGCGCTGGTGGGCGAACCACTCGACCCGGAAACCTGGCACTGGACCAGCGAGACCTTCGGCGCCTTCGTCAACAACACCTACGGCCAGACCGAGACCGGCACCGCCTGGGCCTCCTCGATGGTGGGCCTGACCTCCACCAAGCCGGGGTCCTGCGGCGAACCGCTGCCCGGCTACCGCGCCGAGGTGGTGGACGAGGAAGGCCGGCCCGTGCCCGCCGGTCAGCTCGGCTACCTGACACTCACCGAGCCGTTTCCCTGCCTGGCGCGCACCGTCTGGAACGACCCTCAGCGCTACTTTGAGACCTACTTCGGCGAGTTTCCCGGCCGCTACGCCAGCGCCGACGCCGCCATGTTCGACGAGGACGGGCAACTGTGGGTCACCGGCCGGGTGGACGACGTGATGAACGTCTCGGGCCACCGCATCGGCACCATGGAACTCGAAGCGGCCCTGATCACCCACCCGGCGGTCAGCGAGGCGGCGGTGGTGGCCCAGCCCGACGACCTGCGCGGCGCGGTGCCGGTGGCGTTCGTGGTGCCGCGGGCCGGGGCGGGCGGCGGGGCCGACCTCGGCAGCGAACTCGCCGAGGCCATCGTCACGGGCGTGGGCAAGTACGCCCGGCCCGCCGCCGTGTACGTGGTGCCCACCCTGCCGCGCACCCGCAGCGGCAAGATCATGCGCCGCTTGCTGCGCGACCTGCTTCAGCACGGCGAGGTCCGGGGCGACCTCAGCAGCCTGGAGAATCCCGACGCGCTCGACGTGGTGCAGCAGCACATCCGCGCTGGCTAA
- the icd gene encoding NADP-dependent isocitrate dehydrogenase, whose amino-acid sequence MTTHIERPAQGEKISMQGGKLTVPNNPIIPFVEGDGTGPDIWRASVRVLDAAVEKAYGGERKIEWMEVYAGEKAVNTYGEGVWLPEETLDTFREYLFGIKGPLTTPVGGGIRSINVALRQELDLYACVRPVQYFQGVPSPVKRPEDVDMIIFRENTEDIYAGIEYKDGSEGRDKLRKFLIEELGVTAIRFPDTVGLGVKPVSREGTERLVRAAIQYAIDNGKKSVALVHKGNIMKFTEGAFRDWGYDLAKREFGGVELDGGPWLKLPNGIVIKDVIADNFLQQILLRPTDYDVIATLNLNGDYLSDALAAQVGGIGIAPGANINYETGHAIFEATHGTAPKYAGKDVINPSSVILSGEMMLRYMGWTEAADLILQSLTKTIGEKTVTYDFARNMEGANEVKTSQFADALIANM is encoded by the coding sequence ATGACCACACATATTGAGCGGCCGGCCCAGGGCGAGAAGATTTCAATGCAGGGCGGCAAACTGACGGTCCCGAACAACCCGATCATCCCCTTCGTGGAAGGCGACGGCACCGGCCCCGACATCTGGCGCGCCAGCGTGCGGGTGCTCGACGCGGCGGTGGAAAAGGCCTACGGCGGCGAGCGCAAGATCGAGTGGATGGAAGTCTACGCCGGCGAGAAGGCTGTCAACACCTACGGCGAGGGCGTCTGGCTGCCGGAAGAAACGCTCGACACCTTCCGCGAGTACCTCTTCGGTATCAAGGGCCCGCTGACCACCCCGGTCGGCGGCGGCATCCGCAGCATCAACGTGGCGCTGAGGCAGGAACTCGACCTCTACGCCTGCGTGCGCCCGGTGCAGTACTTCCAGGGCGTCCCCAGCCCGGTCAAGCGCCCCGAAGACGTGGACATGATCATCTTCCGCGAGAACACCGAGGACATCTACGCCGGCATCGAGTACAAGGACGGCTCGGAAGGGCGCGACAAGCTGCGCAAGTTCCTGATCGAGGAACTCGGCGTCACCGCGATCCGCTTTCCCGACACGGTGGGCCTCGGCGTCAAGCCGGTGTCGCGAGAAGGCACCGAGCGGCTGGTGCGCGCCGCCATCCAGTACGCCATCGACAACGGCAAGAAGAGCGTGGCCCTGGTGCACAAGGGCAACATCATGAAGTTCACCGAGGGCGCCTTCCGTGACTGGGGCTATGACCTCGCCAAGCGTGAATTCGGCGGCGTGGAACTCGACGGCGGGCCGTGGCTCAAGTTGCCCAACGGCATCGTCATCAAAGACGTCATCGCCGACAACTTCCTGCAGCAGATTCTGCTGCGTCCCACCGATTACGACGTGATCGCCACCCTTAACCTCAACGGCGATTACCTCTCCGACGCCCTGGCCGCGCAGGTCGGCGGCATCGGCATCGCGCCGGGCGCCAACATCAACTACGAAACCGGCCACGCCATCTTCGAGGCCACCCACGGCACCGCGCCCAAGTACGCCGGCAAGGACGTCATCAACCCCAGCTCGGTGATTCTCTCGGGCGAGATGATGCTGCGCTACATGGGCTGGACCGAGGCTGCCGATCTGATTCTCCAGTCGCTGACCAAGACCATCGGCGAGAAGACGGTCACCTACGACTTCGCCCGCAACATGGAAGGCGCCAACGAGGTCAAAACCAGCCAGTTTGCCGACGCGTTGATCGCCAACATGTAA
- a CDS encoding MDR family MFS transporter, giving the protein MTQTAPPPNSTNPEDRINYAEVLPHRTKIVILFGTLLSLFLAALDQTIVSTSLPRIIADLNGLNLYSWVTTAYLLASTAMVPIYGKLSDIYGRKPVLLFGITVFLIGSALCGLSGEAFLGNLFGSPMLQLVVFRGLQGFGAAALTSVAFSIIADIFVPAERGRYQGLFGAVFGLSSVIGPLLGGFLTDQISWRWVFYVNLPIGLIAIAFILSKMPRLASGLKPKIDYLGAILVVTFSTPLLLALTFGAEPAYGWTDPRVLWLFAGAALSLVLFLYVESRHESPILPLSLFKNPTFAWGVLARFFIGAAFLGAILFLSLYLVNVQGVSATKAGTATIPLTMGLIFGSILSGQLASRLGVYKPMILVGLVLMMGGFYLLSTLNADTAYGTVIVYMVVLGVGIGPALPLFNLAIQNAVQRWEIGVATSSGQFFQQMGSTIGTAVFGAVLTSGLSSELNTQLAPIKADAPPAIRAQLDAMSKTSSGGGAGRSSFDAGDAKAKADAAIRQGFDDTRALFTRAFRDNDPAALKQLQQSESLPDSFKTQLAAGTPAQQVQSAFNGIYQSIAAAVNSGSAAAVQQIAADPKLPAPLRTQLSTIPPQALANAAARTQILSGIKKGLDAAAAQAGTQAGDQALTGALKGLDTAEQQALAQTNTTLDKVGRAIKVSFANTISHIYLISIFVALLALLSTLPMPNLRLPKKGEGQGGPSGEQRGGLASMEG; this is encoded by the coding sequence ATGACCCAAACCGCACCGCCCCCCAACAGCACCAACCCCGAAGACCGCATCAACTACGCTGAGGTGCTGCCGCACCGCACCAAGATCGTCATCCTGTTCGGCACCCTACTCAGTCTCTTTCTGGCGGCGCTCGATCAGACCATCGTCTCGACCTCGCTGCCGCGCATCATCGCCGACCTCAACGGCCTGAACCTCTATTCCTGGGTCACCACCGCCTACCTGCTGGCCAGCACCGCCATGGTGCCGATCTACGGCAAGCTCTCGGACATCTACGGCCGCAAGCCGGTGCTGCTGTTCGGCATCACGGTGTTTCTGATCGGCTCGGCGCTGTGCGGTCTGTCGGGCGAGGCGTTCCTGGGTAACCTCTTCGGCAGCCCGATGCTGCAACTGGTGGTGTTCCGGGGCCTCCAGGGTTTCGGCGCGGCGGCGCTCACCTCGGTGGCGTTCTCGATCATCGCCGACATCTTCGTGCCGGCCGAGCGCGGCCGGTACCAGGGCCTCTTCGGCGCCGTCTTCGGGCTGTCGAGCGTCATCGGCCCGCTCCTGGGCGGTTTTCTCACCGATCAGATCTCGTGGCGCTGGGTGTTCTACGTCAACCTGCCGATCGGGCTCATCGCCATCGCCTTCATCCTTAGCAAGATGCCCCGGCTGGCCAGCGGCCTGAAACCCAAGATCGACTACCTGGGCGCCATTCTGGTGGTGACCTTCTCCACCCCGCTGCTGCTGGCACTGACCTTCGGCGCCGAGCCGGCCTACGGCTGGACCGATCCCCGCGTGCTGTGGCTCTTTGCCGGCGCGGCCCTCTCGCTGGTGCTGTTTCTCTACGTCGAGTCGCGCCACGAAAGCCCGATTCTGCCGCTGAGCCTCTTCAAGAACCCGACCTTCGCCTGGGGCGTGCTGGCGCGCTTCTTCATCGGCGCGGCCTTCCTCGGCGCGATCCTGTTTCTGAGCCTCTACCTCGTCAACGTGCAGGGCGTCAGCGCCACCAAGGCCGGCACCGCCACCATTCCGCTGACGATGGGCCTGATTTTCGGCTCGATCCTGAGTGGTCAGCTCGCCTCGCGCCTGGGCGTGTACAAGCCGATGATCCTGGTCGGGCTGGTGCTGATGATGGGCGGGTTCTACCTGCTCTCGACCCTCAACGCCGATACCGCCTACGGCACGGTGATTGTGTACATGGTGGTGCTGGGCGTCGGCATCGGGCCGGCACTGCCGCTGTTCAACCTGGCGATTCAGAATGCCGTGCAGCGCTGGGAAATCGGCGTGGCGACCTCCAGCGGGCAGTTCTTTCAGCAGATGGGCAGCACCATCGGCACGGCCGTGTTCGGCGCGGTGTTGACCAGCGGCCTGAGCTCGGAGCTCAACACCCAGCTCGCGCCGATCAAGGCCGACGCGCCGCCGGCCATCCGCGCGCAACTCGACGCCATGTCCAAAACCAGTTCCGGCGGCGGCGCAGGACGCAGCAGCTTTGACGCCGGCGACGCCAAGGCCAAGGCCGACGCCGCCATCCGCCAGGGCTTCGACGATACCCGCGCGCTCTTTACCCGCGCCTTCCGGGACAACGACCCGGCGGCCTTAAAGCAGCTCCAGCAGTCCGAGAGCCTGCCCGACTCCTTCAAGACCCAGCTGGCGGCCGGCACGCCCGCCCAGCAGGTGCAGAGCGCCTTCAACGGCATCTACCAGTCGATTGCCGCCGCCGTCAACAGCGGCAGCGCAGCGGCGGTGCAGCAGATCGCCGCCGACCCCAAACTGCCGGCGCCGCTGCGCACGCAGCTGAGCACTATTCCTCCCCAGGCGCTGGCCAACGCCGCCGCGCGCACCCAGATTCTGAGCGGCATCAAGAAGGGGCTGGACGCCGCCGCCGCGCAGGCCGGCACCCAGGCCGGAGACCAGGCCCTGACCGGCGCGCTCAAGGGGCTCGACACCGCCGAGCAACAGGCATTGGCGCAGACCAACACGACGCTCGACAAAGTGGGCCGCGCCATCAAGGTCAGCTTTGCCAACACCATCAGCCACATCTACCTGATCAGCATCTTCGTGGCGCTCCTGGCGCTGCTCTCGACCCTGCCGATGCCCAACCTGCGGCTGCCCAAGAAGGGCGAGGGCCAGGGCGGACCCAGCGGCGAGCAGCGCGGCGGGCTGGCGAGCATGGAAGGCTGA
- a CDS encoding alanyl-tRNA editing protein, whose amino-acid sequence MTQLLYYQDPEQLNFSAAVTRVDGQRVALSATAFYPEGGGQNADVGRLSWSGGEAQVTDTQKNKASGELWHTLSGAVPGVGDEVQGEVDAAHRWRTMQRHSGEHLLAQAFFRLNPAFAVAAVGMRSAECTLDLQGQPAETDVRAAETLLRETLGRRRLKLRTVEVPEAELERYPLRRSTKITGTVRLVIFEDEHGFFDVSACGGVHVPWAAMAGPVTVLRTERIKGGLTRVVFMAGEEAGERLSSSYQAGRTLAATFSAGPDDLTARVEALRRTAQDQALQLAEAQRVLLTNEIAAAPAEPFGDVRLRQLDVKDAALLPTALSVTPPGEVLLVTAPGGRVGIGSTFSVHAGEVLRSALGVAGGKGGGKPEAAQGQTPDVDGFAAAVRAALSERQVSA is encoded by the coding sequence ATGACCCAGCTTCTTTACTATCAAGACCCCGAGCAGCTGAACTTCAGCGCCGCTGTGACCCGCGTGGATGGTCAGCGGGTGGCCCTCAGCGCCACCGCGTTTTATCCGGAAGGAGGCGGGCAGAATGCCGACGTGGGGCGGCTGAGCTGGAGCGGGGGAGAAGCCCAGGTGACTGACACTCAGAAAAACAAGGCCAGTGGGGAACTCTGGCACACCCTCAGCGGTGCGGTGCCAGGAGTGGGTGACGAGGTGCAGGGCGAGGTGGACGCCGCCCACCGCTGGCGCACCATGCAGCGCCACAGCGGTGAGCATCTGCTGGCGCAGGCCTTCTTTCGCCTGAATCCGGCTTTCGCGGTGGCGGCAGTCGGGATGCGCAGCGCCGAATGCACCCTCGATTTGCAGGGCCAGCCTGCTGAAACCGATGTGCGGGCTGCCGAAACACTGCTGCGCGAAACACTGGGCCGCCGCCGCCTCAAGCTCCGCACCGTGGAAGTGCCGGAAGCCGAGCTGGAGCGCTACCCGCTCAGGCGCAGCACCAAGATCACCGGTACGGTGCGCCTGGTGATCTTCGAGGACGAGCACGGCTTCTTCGACGTGAGCGCCTGCGGGGGCGTACATGTGCCGTGGGCGGCGATGGCCGGGCCGGTGACAGTCCTCAGAACTGAGCGCATCAAGGGCGGCCTGACCCGAGTGGTGTTCATGGCTGGCGAGGAGGCCGGCGAGCGACTGAGTTCCAGTTACCAGGCGGGCCGCACCTTGGCCGCTACCTTCAGTGCCGGTCCGGATGACCTCACCGCCCGGGTCGAAGCGCTGCGCCGCACCGCTCAGGACCAGGCCTTGCAACTGGCCGAAGCGCAGCGGGTGTTGCTGACCAACGAAATCGCCGCTGCCCCTGCCGAACCCTTCGGTGACGTGCGGCTGCGGCAGCTGGACGTGAAGGACGCGGCCCTGCTGCCCACCGCCCTGAGCGTCACCCCTCCAGGCGAGGTGCTGCTGGTCACCGCGCCCGGCGGACGGGTAGGCATAGGCAGCACTTTCAGCGTTCACGCCGGTGAGGTGCTCCGTTCGGCGCTGGGTGTGGCGGGCGGCAAGGGTGGCGGCAAACCAGAAGCGGCCCAGGGGCAGACGCCGGATGTGGACGGCTTCGCGGCGGCGGTGCGGGCCGCCCTGTCCGAGCGGCAAGTCTCAGCCTGA
- a CDS encoding MarR family winged helix-turn-helix transcriptional regulator → MIEAAPDGGVTNNLDPPQCAARPGNGAADRLTGCMQQLHRLVSDRLMGQLQSELQGEVVSFTQMTAMYKVRAFAPISVTMLAEHLGVSLPATSQLIQELVRRGLMERTENPENRREKLLALSEKGQQFLNVKEHTMMGAYSEVFGEVSPETLRRAEDAITALIHEARALQARRSPDRLSVAAGPVPHEEPL, encoded by the coding sequence ATGATTGAAGCGGCTCCTGACGGCGGCGTGACCAACAACCTCGATCCTCCGCAGTGTGCCGCGCGCCCAGGGAACGGCGCGGCCGATCGCCTTACCGGCTGCATGCAGCAGCTGCACCGGTTGGTATCCGACCGTTTGATGGGCCAGCTGCAAAGCGAGTTGCAGGGCGAGGTCGTCAGCTTTACCCAGATGACTGCCATGTACAAGGTGCGCGCCTTCGCGCCGATCAGCGTGACGATGCTGGCCGAGCACCTGGGCGTGAGTCTGCCGGCCACCAGTCAGCTGATTCAGGAACTGGTACGCCGGGGCCTGATGGAGCGCACCGAGAACCCGGAGAACCGCCGCGAAAAACTGCTGGCGCTCAGCGAGAAGGGGCAGCAGTTTCTGAACGTCAAGGAACACACCATGATGGGCGCTTACAGCGAGGTGTTCGGTGAGGTCAGCCCCGAGACGCTGCGCCGCGCCGAGGACGCCATCACCGCCCTGATTCACGAAGCCCGGGCGCTTCAGGCCCGCCGCTCGCCCGACCGGCTTTCCGTTGCCGCCGGGCCTGTCCCCCACGAGGAGCCGCTATGA